The Bubalus kerabau isolate K-KA32 ecotype Philippines breed swamp buffalo chromosome X, PCC_UOA_SB_1v2, whole genome shotgun sequence genome has a segment encoding these proteins:
- the AIFM1 gene encoding apoptosis-inducing factor 1, mitochondrial isoform X1 yields the protein MFRCGGLAAGALKQKLAPLVRTVCVRGPRQRNRLPGNLFQRWHVPLELQMTRQMASSGPSGGKIDNSVLVLIVGLSTIGAGAYAYKTIKEDKKRYNERISGLGLTPEEKQKRATSSALEGEPEPQVRIPSHVPFLLIGGGTAAFAAARSIRARDPGARVLIVSEDPELPYMRPPLSKELWFSDDPNVTKTLRFKQWNGKERSIYFQPPSFYVSAQDLPHVENGGVAVLTGKKVVQLDVRGNVAKLNDGSQITYEKCLIATGGTPRSLSAIDRAGAEVKSRTTLFRKIEDFRTLEKISREVKSITIIGGGFLGSELACALGRKARASGTEVIQLFPEKGNMGKVLPEYLSNWTMEKVRREGVKVLPSAIVQSVGVSAGRLLIKLKDGRKVETDHIVAAVGLEPNVELAKTGGLEIDSDFGGFRVNAELQARSNIWVAGDAACFYDIKLGRRRVEHHDHAVVSGRLAGENMTGAAKPYWHQSMFWSDLGPDVGYEAIGLVDSSLPTVGVFAKATAQDNPKSATEQSGTGIRSESETESEASDIPVPPSNPAVPQVPTQGEDYGKGVIFYLRDKVVVGIVLWNIFNRMPIARKIIKDGEQHEDLNEVAKLFNIHED from the exons ATGTTCCGGTGTGGAGGCCTGGCAGCGGGTGCTTTGAAGCAGAAGCTGGCGCCCTTGGTGCGGACAGTGTGCGTCCGAGGCCCGAGGCAGAGGAACCGGCTCCCAG GCAACTTGTTCCAGCGATGGCATGTTCCTCTAGAACTCCAGATGACAAGACAAATGGCTAGCTCTGGTCCATCAGGGGGCAAAATCGATAATTCTGTATTAGTCCTTATTGTGGGCTTATCAACAATAGGAGCTGGTGCATAT GCCTACAAGACAATAAAAGAGGACAAAAAAAGATACAATGAAAGAATTTCAGGGTTAGGGCTGACaccagaagagaaacagaaaagagccACATCATCTG CTCTGGAAGGAGAGCCAGAACCCCAAGTTAGGATACCAAGTCATGTTCCATTCCTGCTCATCGGTGGAGGCACTGCTGCTTTTGCTGCAGCCAGATCCATCCGGGCTCGGGATCCTGGAGCCAGG GTACTGATTGTATCTGAAGATCCTGAGCTGCCTTACATGAGACCTCCTCTTTCAAAAGAACTGTGGTTTTCAGATGACCCAAATGTCACAAAGACACTACGATTCAAACAATGGAATGGAAAAGAGCGAAG CATATATTTCCAGCCACCTTCTTTTTACGTCTCTGCTCAGGACCTGCCTCATGTTGAAAATGGTGGTGTGGCCGTCCTCACTGGGAAGAAG GTAGTACAGCTGGATGTGAGAGGCAATGTGGCAAAACTTAATGATGGCTCTCAAATAACCTACGAAAAGTGCCTGATTGCAACAG GAGGCACTCCAAGAAGTCTCTCTGCCATTGATAGGGCTGGAGCAGAGGTGAAGAGTAGAACAACACTTTTCAGAAAG ATCGAAGACTTTAGAACCTTAGAGAAGATTTCCCGAGAAGTCAAGTCGATTACGATTATTGGCGGAGGCTTTCTTGGTAGCGAACTGGCCTGTGCTCTTGGCAGAAAGG CTCGAGCCTCAGGCACAGAAGTGATTCAGCTTTTCCCTGAGAAAGGAAATATGGGGAAGGTCCTCCCCGAATACCTCAGcaactggaccatggaaaaagtcCGACGAG AGGGGGTTAAGGTGCTGCCCAGTGCTATTGTGCAATCAGTTGGAGTCAGCGCTGGCAGGTTACTCATCAAGCTGAAAGATGGCCGGAAG GTAGAAACTGACCACATAGTGGCAGCCGTGGGCCTGGAGCCCAATGTTGAGTTGGCCAAGACTGGTGGATTAGAGATAGACTCTGATTTTGGCGGCTTCCGGGTAAACGCAGAGCTCCAGGCCCGTTCTAACATCTGGGTG GCAGGAGATGCCGCATGTTTCTACGATATAAAGTTGGGTAGGAGGCGGGTAGAGCACCATGATCATGCTGTTGTGAGCGGAAGATTGGCTGGAGAGAATATGACTGGAGCTGCTAAGCCGTACTGGCATCAGTCAATGTTCTG gaGTGATTTGGGCCCTGATGTTGGCTATGAAGCGATTGGTCTGGTGGACAGTAGCTTGCCCACAGTCGGTGTTTTTGCAAAAGCAACTGCACAGGACAACCCCAAATCTGCCACAGAGCAGTCAG GCACTGGTATCCGATCAGAGAGCGAGACAGAGTCTGAGGCCTCGGACATCCCTGTTCCTCCCAGCAACCCTGCAGTCCCCCAGGTCCCCACCCAAGGGGAGGACTACGGCAAAGGTGTCATCTTCTACCTCAGGGACAAAGTGGTGGTGGGGATTGTGCTGTGGAACATCTTCAACCGGATGCCAATAGCACGGAAG ATTATTAAGGACGGTGAGCAACATGAAGATCTCAATGAAGTAGCCAAGCTCTTCAACATTCATGAAGACTGA
- the AIFM1 gene encoding apoptosis-inducing factor 1, mitochondrial isoform X2 has product MFRCGGLAAGALKQKLAPLVRTVCVRGPRQRNRLPVVQCHHLGSPSRSLASTGASGKDGSSLVYFLIVGATVTGAGVYYAYKTIKEDKKRYNERISGLGLTPEEKQKRATSSALEGEPEPQVRIPSHVPFLLIGGGTAAFAAARSIRARDPGARVLIVSEDPELPYMRPPLSKELWFSDDPNVTKTLRFKQWNGKERSIYFQPPSFYVSAQDLPHVENGGVAVLTGKKVVQLDVRGNVAKLNDGSQITYEKCLIATGGTPRSLSAIDRAGAEVKSRTTLFRKIEDFRTLEKISREVKSITIIGGGFLGSELACALGRKARASGTEVIQLFPEKGNMGKVLPEYLSNWTMEKVRREGVKVLPSAIVQSVGVSAGRLLIKLKDGRKVETDHIVAAVGLEPNVELAKTGGLEIDSDFGGFRVNAELQARSNIWVAGDAACFYDIKLGRRRVEHHDHAVVSGRLAGENMTGAAKPYWHQSMFWSDLGPDVGYEAIGLVDSSLPTVGVFAKATAQDNPKSATEQSGTGIRSESETESEASDIPVPPSNPAVPQVPTQGEDYGKGVIFYLRDKVVVGIVLWNIFNRMPIARKIIKDGEQHEDLNEVAKLFNIHED; this is encoded by the exons ATGTTCCGGTGTGGAGGCCTGGCAGCGGGTGCTTTGAAGCAGAAGCTGGCGCCCTTGGTGCGGACAGTGTGCGTCCGAGGCCCGAGGCAGAGGAACCGGCTCCCAG TTGTGCAGTGTCATCATCTAGGATCCCCTTCTAGATCACTAGCGTCTACAGGTGCTTCTGGGAAAGATGGCAGCAGCCTAGTATACTTCTTAATTGTAGGAGCAACAGTCACTGGGGCAGGAGTTTACTAT GCCTACAAGACAATAAAAGAGGACAAAAAAAGATACAATGAAAGAATTTCAGGGTTAGGGCTGACaccagaagagaaacagaaaagagccACATCATCTG CTCTGGAAGGAGAGCCAGAACCCCAAGTTAGGATACCAAGTCATGTTCCATTCCTGCTCATCGGTGGAGGCACTGCTGCTTTTGCTGCAGCCAGATCCATCCGGGCTCGGGATCCTGGAGCCAGG GTACTGATTGTATCTGAAGATCCTGAGCTGCCTTACATGAGACCTCCTCTTTCAAAAGAACTGTGGTTTTCAGATGACCCAAATGTCACAAAGACACTACGATTCAAACAATGGAATGGAAAAGAGCGAAG CATATATTTCCAGCCACCTTCTTTTTACGTCTCTGCTCAGGACCTGCCTCATGTTGAAAATGGTGGTGTGGCCGTCCTCACTGGGAAGAAG GTAGTACAGCTGGATGTGAGAGGCAATGTGGCAAAACTTAATGATGGCTCTCAAATAACCTACGAAAAGTGCCTGATTGCAACAG GAGGCACTCCAAGAAGTCTCTCTGCCATTGATAGGGCTGGAGCAGAGGTGAAGAGTAGAACAACACTTTTCAGAAAG ATCGAAGACTTTAGAACCTTAGAGAAGATTTCCCGAGAAGTCAAGTCGATTACGATTATTGGCGGAGGCTTTCTTGGTAGCGAACTGGCCTGTGCTCTTGGCAGAAAGG CTCGAGCCTCAGGCACAGAAGTGATTCAGCTTTTCCCTGAGAAAGGAAATATGGGGAAGGTCCTCCCCGAATACCTCAGcaactggaccatggaaaaagtcCGACGAG AGGGGGTTAAGGTGCTGCCCAGTGCTATTGTGCAATCAGTTGGAGTCAGCGCTGGCAGGTTACTCATCAAGCTGAAAGATGGCCGGAAG GTAGAAACTGACCACATAGTGGCAGCCGTGGGCCTGGAGCCCAATGTTGAGTTGGCCAAGACTGGTGGATTAGAGATAGACTCTGATTTTGGCGGCTTCCGGGTAAACGCAGAGCTCCAGGCCCGTTCTAACATCTGGGTG GCAGGAGATGCCGCATGTTTCTACGATATAAAGTTGGGTAGGAGGCGGGTAGAGCACCATGATCATGCTGTTGTGAGCGGAAGATTGGCTGGAGAGAATATGACTGGAGCTGCTAAGCCGTACTGGCATCAGTCAATGTTCTG gaGTGATTTGGGCCCTGATGTTGGCTATGAAGCGATTGGTCTGGTGGACAGTAGCTTGCCCACAGTCGGTGTTTTTGCAAAAGCAACTGCACAGGACAACCCCAAATCTGCCACAGAGCAGTCAG GCACTGGTATCCGATCAGAGAGCGAGACAGAGTCTGAGGCCTCGGACATCCCTGTTCCTCCCAGCAACCCTGCAGTCCCCCAGGTCCCCACCCAAGGGGAGGACTACGGCAAAGGTGTCATCTTCTACCTCAGGGACAAAGTGGTGGTGGGGATTGTGCTGTGGAACATCTTCAACCGGATGCCAATAGCACGGAAG ATTATTAAGGACGGTGAGCAACATGAAGATCTCAATGAAGTAGCCAAGCTCTTCAACATTCATGAAGACTGA